In one window of Rathayibacter caricis DSM 15933 DNA:
- a CDS encoding cystathionine beta-synthase produces the protein MAYADSVLDLIGDTPLVKLGPVASGVRATVLVKVEYLNPGGSSKDRIATRIIDAAERDGLLKPGGTIVEPTSGNTGVGLALVAQQRGYRCVFVLPDKVGEDKRNVLTAYGAEIVVTPTAVEPDDPDSYYSVSDRLAREITGAFKPNQYANLNGPLSHYETTGPEIWRDTAGRITHFVAGVGTGGTISGTGRYLKEVSDGRVQIIGADPEGSVYSGGGGRPYLTEGVGEDFWPSAYDPSVVDGIIASSDAESFAMTRRLAREEGLLVGGSSGLAVSVALKAAADLGPDDVVVVLLPDGGRGYLGKIFNDRWMRSYGFLEHREESTVRDVLRARAANPQTGELPDLVHAHPSDTVRDAIEIMTTYGVSQLPVLSAEPPVVMGEVVGAVDERELLDRVFSGAASMTDPLGPSAGDPLTLIGLGESVSAARAALTDRSALLVTDEGKPVAVITRQDLLSFASA, from the coding sequence ATGGCCTACGCCGACTCGGTGCTGGACCTCATCGGGGACACCCCCCTCGTGAAGCTCGGACCGGTCGCGTCCGGAGTGCGGGCCACCGTGCTCGTGAAGGTCGAGTACCTCAACCCCGGCGGGTCCTCGAAGGACCGCATCGCCACCCGCATCATCGACGCGGCCGAGCGCGACGGCCTGCTGAAGCCCGGCGGCACGATCGTCGAGCCCACGAGCGGCAACACGGGTGTCGGCCTGGCGCTCGTCGCCCAGCAGCGCGGGTACCGCTGCGTCTTCGTGCTGCCCGACAAGGTCGGCGAGGACAAGCGCAACGTGCTCACGGCCTACGGGGCCGAGATCGTCGTCACTCCGACGGCCGTCGAGCCGGACGACCCCGACTCCTACTACTCCGTCTCGGACCGCCTCGCCCGCGAGATCACCGGCGCCTTCAAGCCCAACCAGTACGCGAACCTCAACGGGCCGCTCAGCCACTACGAGACCACCGGCCCCGAGATCTGGCGCGACACCGCCGGCCGCATCACGCACTTCGTCGCCGGAGTGGGCACGGGCGGCACCATCAGCGGCACCGGCCGGTACCTCAAGGAGGTGTCGGACGGCCGCGTGCAGATCATCGGCGCCGACCCCGAGGGCTCGGTCTACTCGGGCGGCGGCGGGCGTCCCTACCTCACCGAGGGCGTCGGCGAGGACTTCTGGCCCAGTGCTTACGACCCGAGCGTGGTCGACGGCATCATCGCCTCCAGCGACGCCGAGTCGTTCGCGATGACCCGCCGGCTCGCCCGCGAGGAGGGCCTGCTCGTGGGCGGCTCGAGCGGCCTGGCCGTGTCGGTCGCGCTCAAGGCGGCCGCCGACCTCGGCCCCGACGACGTGGTCGTCGTGCTGCTGCCCGACGGCGGCCGCGGCTACCTCGGCAAGATCTTCAACGACCGGTGGATGCGCTCCTACGGGTTCCTCGAGCACCGCGAGGAGAGCACCGTCCGCGACGTCCTGCGCGCCCGCGCCGCGAATCCGCAGACAGGCGAGCTGCCCGACCTCGTGCACGCGCACCCGAGCGACACCGTGCGCGATGCTATCGAGATCATGACGACGTACGGCGTCTCGCAGCTGCCGGTGCTCTCGGCCGAGCCGCCCGTCGTGATGGGCGAGGTCGTCGGAGCGGTCGACGAGCGCGAGCTGCTCGACCGCGTCTTCAGCGGCGCCGCGTCCATGACCGACCCGCTCGGCCCCTCCGCCGGCGACCCGCTGACGCTGATCGGCCTCGGCGAGAGCGTCTCGGCCGCCCGGGCCGCGCTCACCGATCGCAGCGCCCTCCTCGTCACCGACGAGGGCAAGCCCGTCGCGGTCATCACGCGGCAGGACCTCCTCTCGTTCGCCAGCGCGTGA
- a CDS encoding Nramp family divalent metal transporter — translation MTTPIAAVPRRGTDGRLLRLLGPAMVAGVAYLDPGNVASNMTAGARFGYLLVWVVVLGNLMAWLIQYLSAKLGLMTGRSLPELLGDRLRGRWGRRAYWVQAEVVAMATDLAEVIGGAIALNLLFGLPLLVGGLVTGAVSLALLLIQTRGGARPFERVITALMVVIAVGFTIGVVVDPPDAGSAVAGLVPRFEGSESVLLAASILGATVMPHAIYAHSALARDRFGRVDGVGARRRILTATRIDVTVALAIAGTVNLAILLLAAHSLAGVAGTDSLEGAHAAIGSALGPVIATLFAVGLLASGLASTSVGAYAGAEIMHGLLHVRVPLVTRRLVTLIPALVVLAVGFDPTRALVLSQVVLSFGIPFALVPLVILTRDRRLMGDQANRWFTTLGAVLAAVFLIVLNALLLWLTFAG, via the coding sequence ATGACCACTCCGATCGCCGCCGTTCCGCGGCGCGGCACCGACGGCCGGCTCCTGCGCCTGCTCGGACCCGCCATGGTCGCCGGAGTCGCCTACCTCGATCCCGGCAACGTCGCCAGCAACATGACGGCCGGCGCCCGCTTCGGCTACCTGCTCGTCTGGGTGGTGGTCCTGGGCAACCTGATGGCGTGGCTGATCCAGTACCTCTCGGCCAAGCTCGGCCTGATGACCGGCCGCAGCCTCCCCGAGCTGCTCGGCGACCGGCTCCGCGGCCGCTGGGGCCGCCGGGCCTACTGGGTTCAGGCCGAGGTCGTCGCGATGGCGACCGACCTGGCCGAGGTGATCGGCGGCGCGATCGCGCTGAACCTGCTGTTCGGGCTGCCGCTGCTCGTCGGCGGCCTGGTGACCGGCGCGGTGTCGCTCGCGCTCCTGCTCATCCAGACCCGCGGAGGCGCGCGGCCGTTCGAGCGCGTCATCACGGCCCTCATGGTCGTCATCGCCGTCGGCTTCACGATCGGGGTCGTCGTCGATCCGCCCGACGCCGGCTCCGCCGTCGCGGGGCTCGTGCCGCGCTTCGAGGGCTCGGAGTCGGTGCTGCTCGCCGCGTCGATCCTCGGCGCGACCGTCATGCCGCACGCCATCTACGCCCACTCGGCCCTCGCCCGCGATCGCTTCGGCCGGGTCGACGGCGTCGGCGCCCGCCGGAGGATCCTCACGGCCACCCGGATCGACGTCACCGTCGCACTCGCGATCGCCGGCACCGTGAACCTCGCGATCCTCCTCCTCGCCGCCCACTCGCTCGCGGGCGTCGCCGGCACCGACAGCCTCGAGGGCGCGCACGCGGCCATCGGATCGGCGCTGGGCCCGGTCATCGCGACGCTGTTCGCGGTCGGCCTCCTCGCCTCCGGGCTCGCCTCGACGTCGGTCGGCGCCTACGCCGGAGCCGAGATCATGCACGGTCTGCTGCACGTGCGGGTGCCGCTCGTCACCCGGCGGCTCGTGACGCTGATCCCGGCGCTCGTCGTGCTCGCCGTGGGCTTCGACCCGACCCGCGCGCTCGTGCTCAGCCAGGTGGTGCTGTCGTTCGGCATCCCGTTCGCCCTGGTGCCGCTGGTGATCCTCACCCGCGACCGCCGCCTGATGGGCGATCAGGCCAACCGCTGGTTCACGACGCTCGGGGCGGTGCTCGCAGCGGTGTTCCTCATCGTGCTCAACGCACTGCTGCTCTGGCTCACCTTCGCGGGCTGA
- a CDS encoding DUF3105 domain-containing protein, with translation MPKDTMSAKNRARQEKVEAYKREQARKKKSGRIWIVSLSALAILAIGGIVAVTVIGNQQIVEARNIDGLQTFENEADHVTGAVEYPQTPPAGGPHNAVWMNCGVYDQPVPNENAVHDLEHGAVWATYDPSLPQSEVDSLIAALPDTYTVVSPYEGLESPIVLSAWDAQVAIDSPEDPRIDAFVERFWQASTAPEPGAPCTGGIDAPGKQ, from the coding sequence GTGCCCAAAGACACGATGTCCGCCAAGAACCGCGCCCGCCAGGAGAAGGTCGAGGCCTACAAGCGCGAGCAGGCCCGCAAGAAGAAGAGCGGCCGCATCTGGATCGTCTCGCTCTCGGCCCTCGCGATCCTCGCCATCGGCGGCATCGTGGCCGTCACCGTGATCGGCAACCAGCAGATCGTCGAGGCGCGGAATATCGACGGCCTGCAGACCTTCGAGAACGAGGCCGACCACGTCACCGGTGCCGTCGAGTACCCGCAGACGCCCCCGGCGGGAGGCCCGCACAACGCCGTCTGGATGAACTGCGGCGTCTACGACCAGCCCGTCCCGAACGAGAACGCGGTGCACGACCTCGAGCACGGCGCCGTCTGGGCGACCTACGACCCCTCCCTCCCCCAGAGCGAGGTCGACTCGCTGATCGCGGCGCTGCCCGACACCTACACCGTCGTCTCTCCGTACGAGGGCCTCGAGTCGCCGATCGTGCTCAGCGCCTGGGACGCCCAGGTCGCGATCGACTCGCCCGAGGACCCGCGCATCGACGCCTTCGTCGAGCGCTTCTGGCAGGCGTCGACCGCCCCCGAGCCCGGAGCGCCCTGCACCGGAGGCATCGACGCCCCCGGCAAGCAGTGA
- a CDS encoding DUF305 domain-containing protein, with the protein MAAGSTRGRVLVAAVAVVALLLGVAGGYVVGALAPFAPTATPSSTSAEAGFARDMQVHHLQGAELALIAHERSTDGEILTISTDILLTQQQQAGQLFGWLVSWDLPQASPEPSMTWMGRPTLEGAADEHSSMGMGTEEGVVPSSMPGLATPDQIRALTASSGRDLDRMFLELMIAHHRGAIDMAEALLARSRDRVATDFATSVVKAQEAEITLMEQMLEARPAA; encoded by the coding sequence ATGGCGGCGGGCAGCACCCGAGGCCGCGTCCTCGTCGCCGCGGTCGCCGTCGTCGCCCTCCTCCTGGGCGTCGCCGGCGGCTACGTCGTCGGAGCGCTCGCACCGTTCGCGCCGACGGCGACCCCGTCCTCGACGAGCGCCGAGGCCGGATTCGCCCGCGACATGCAGGTGCACCACCTCCAGGGTGCCGAGCTGGCGCTGATCGCGCACGAGCGCAGCACCGACGGCGAGATCCTGACGATCTCGACCGACATCCTGCTCACGCAGCAGCAGCAGGCCGGCCAGCTCTTCGGCTGGCTCGTCTCGTGGGACCTGCCCCAGGCCTCCCCCGAGCCGTCGATGACCTGGATGGGCCGGCCGACCCTCGAGGGCGCCGCCGACGAGCACTCGTCGATGGGCATGGGCACCGAGGAGGGCGTCGTGCCCTCGAGCATGCCCGGCCTCGCGACCCCCGATCAGATCCGCGCGCTCACCGCATCGTCGGGCCGCGACCTCGACCGCATGTTCCTCGAGCTGATGATCGCGCACCACCGCGGAGCGATCGACATGGCCGAGGCGCTGCTCGCGCGCAGCCGCGACCGCGTCGCGACCGACTTCGCCACCTCCGTCGTGAAAGCGCAGGAGGCCGAGATCACCCTGATGGAGCAGATGCTCGAGGCCCGCCCGGCCGCCTGA
- a CDS encoding ABC transporter ATP-binding protein, producing the protein MGDVAASGGMRPGAVRGRISSSDPDSQRRQNEEAPRVEHLLRRIADLFRAHRAKLTLTVVLVLVGAALTVVPPLLTQLAFDRGLFPPDGTPNLPVLLELVGIMVLVWVLSAVLGVWQTLLTATVGNSVMGELRIRLFRHLQAMELGFFTRTRTGVIQSRLANDVGGVASVLTNTVSSVLGNTVTVIAAVVAMLLLSWQMTIVALVLMPVLVVAQRRVGQVRARIATKTQESLSEMTAITQETLSVSGILLAKSFGRQESEVSRYADENGRQIDLQVRQQMSGQWFFATVQIFLSVIPVVVYLAAAWLILGGTTVTAGTVVAFTTVQARLMWPLLGLMRVALDLQTAGALFARIFEYLDLRPAITDRADARDVDGELGRVELDDVVFRYPDQSEGVRPTLDHVSVSIAPGQFVAFVGPSGAGKTTISYLVPRLYDVTGGAVRFAGTDVRELRQESLVSHIGIVSQETYLFHATIGDNLRYARPDATQEELESAARAANIHDTIVSFPGGYDTLVGERGYRLSGGEKQRLAIARVLLKDPAVLILDEATSALDTVSERIVQAALDDASRGRTTIAIAHRLSTVVSADVIHVVAAGRIVESGTHRELLALDGLYASLYAQQAESSVTA; encoded by the coding sequence ATGGGCGACGTGGCGGCGAGCGGCGGCATGCGCCCGGGAGCGGTGCGCGGGAGGATCTCGAGCAGCGATCCCGACAGCCAGCGGCGGCAGAACGAGGAGGCCCCGCGGGTCGAGCACCTGCTGCGGCGCATCGCGGATCTGTTCCGCGCGCACCGCGCCAAGCTGACGCTCACGGTCGTGCTCGTCCTCGTCGGCGCCGCCCTCACGGTCGTGCCGCCGCTGCTCACCCAGCTCGCCTTCGATCGCGGCCTGTTCCCGCCCGACGGCACTCCGAACCTCCCGGTCCTGCTCGAGCTCGTCGGCATCATGGTGCTGGTCTGGGTGCTGTCGGCGGTCCTCGGCGTCTGGCAGACGCTGCTGACCGCCACGGTGGGCAACTCCGTGATGGGCGAGCTGCGCATCCGCCTCTTCCGCCACCTGCAGGCGATGGAGCTCGGCTTCTTCACCCGCACGCGCACCGGAGTGATCCAGTCGCGCCTCGCGAACGACGTCGGCGGGGTCGCCTCCGTGCTGACCAACACGGTGTCGAGCGTGCTCGGCAACACCGTCACCGTGATCGCGGCCGTCGTGGCGATGCTGCTGCTGTCGTGGCAGATGACGATCGTCGCGCTCGTGCTCATGCCCGTCCTCGTCGTCGCTCAGCGCCGCGTCGGCCAGGTGCGCGCGCGCATCGCGACGAAGACGCAGGAGTCGCTGTCCGAGATGACCGCGATCACCCAGGAGACGCTGAGCGTCTCCGGCATCCTGCTGGCGAAGAGCTTCGGGCGGCAGGAGTCGGAGGTGTCGCGCTACGCCGACGAGAACGGCCGGCAGATCGATCTGCAGGTGCGCCAGCAGATGTCCGGCCAGTGGTTCTTCGCGACGGTGCAGATCTTCCTCTCGGTGATCCCCGTCGTCGTGTACCTCGCCGCCGCGTGGCTGATCCTCGGCGGCACCACGGTCACCGCGGGCACGGTCGTCGCGTTCACCACCGTGCAGGCCAGGCTCATGTGGCCGCTCCTGGGACTCATGCGGGTCGCCCTCGACCTGCAGACGGCCGGTGCGCTGTTCGCCCGCATCTTCGAGTACCTCGACCTGCGGCCCGCGATCACCGACCGCGCGGACGCCCGCGACGTCGACGGGGAGCTCGGCCGCGTCGAGCTCGACGACGTCGTGTTCCGCTACCCCGATCAGAGCGAGGGGGTGCGGCCGACCCTCGACCACGTCTCCGTCTCGATCGCCCCGGGCCAGTTCGTCGCGTTCGTCGGTCCCTCCGGTGCGGGCAAGACGACGATCTCGTACCTCGTGCCCCGCCTGTACGACGTGACCGGCGGCGCGGTGCGCTTCGCCGGCACCGACGTGCGCGAGCTGCGCCAGGAGTCGCTCGTCTCGCACATCGGCATCGTCAGCCAGGAGACGTACCTCTTCCACGCGACGATCGGCGACAATCTGCGCTACGCCCGCCCCGACGCGACGCAGGAGGAGCTCGAGTCGGCCGCGCGCGCCGCCAACATCCACGACACGATCGTCTCGTTCCCCGGCGGCTACGACACCCTCGTGGGCGAGCGCGGCTACCGCCTCTCGGGCGGCGAGAAGCAGCGGCTCGCCATCGCGCGCGTCCTGCTGAAGGACCCGGCCGTCCTCATCCTCGACGAGGCGACGAGCGCCCTCGACACCGTCTCGGAGCGGATCGTGCAGGCCGCCCTCGACGACGCGTCCCGCGGCCGGACGACCATCGCGATCGCCCACCGCCTCTCGACGGTCGTCTCGGCCGACGTCATCCACGTGGTCGCCGCGGGCCGCATCGTCGAGTCGGGGACGCACCGGGAGCTGCTCGCGCTCGACGGGCTCTACGCCTCCCTCTACGCCCAGCAGGCCGAGTCGTCCGTCACCGCCTGA
- a CDS encoding carbohydrate ABC transporter permease, producing the protein MSVTPTPIQVPVDRTTERRLARGESKIETASGKVRKATTSRGATLAAAIIAAIWTIPTLGLFISSFRPANDIKTTGWWTIFANPGFTLDNYANAINSGDSLTLGKAFVNSLVITLPAALIPITIASLAAYAFAWIDFKGRNTLFVLVFSLQIVPIQMALVPLLQLFSDGLRIGNLYILPGLGVNGLDGSYAKVWIAHTIFALPLAIFMLHNFISEIPGEVIEAARVDGAGHGQIFFRIVLPLSVPAIASFGIFQFLWVWNDLLVATVFTSGQGLPITKALQDLSGSYGQSWELLTAGAFISIIVPLIVFFALQRFFVRGLLAGATKG; encoded by the coding sequence ATGAGCGTCACGCCCACTCCGATCCAGGTCCCGGTCGACCGCACCACCGAACGGCGCCTCGCCCGCGGGGAGTCGAAGATCGAGACGGCCAGCGGCAAGGTCCGCAAGGCGACCACCTCGCGCGGAGCGACCCTCGCGGCCGCGATCATCGCGGCGATCTGGACGATCCCGACCCTGGGGCTGTTCATCTCGTCGTTCCGCCCCGCGAACGACATCAAGACGACCGGCTGGTGGACGATCTTCGCCAACCCCGGCTTCACGCTCGACAACTACGCGAACGCCATCAACTCGGGCGACAGCCTGACGCTGGGCAAGGCGTTCGTGAACTCGCTCGTCATCACGCTGCCCGCGGCGCTGATCCCGATCACGATCGCGAGCCTCGCGGCCTACGCGTTCGCCTGGATCGACTTCAAGGGCCGCAACACGCTCTTCGTGCTCGTGTTCTCGCTCCAGATCGTGCCCATCCAGATGGCGCTCGTGCCGCTGCTGCAGCTGTTCTCGGACGGCCTGCGCATCGGCAACCTCTACATCCTCCCCGGGCTCGGGGTGAACGGGTTGGACGGCTCGTACGCGAAGGTGTGGATCGCGCACACGATCTTCGCGTTGCCGCTCGCGATCTTCATGCTGCACAACTTCATCTCCGAGATCCCCGGCGAGGTCATCGAGGCGGCGCGCGTGGACGGAGCCGGTCACGGCCAGATCTTCTTCCGCATCGTCCTGCCGCTCTCGGTGCCGGCGATCGCCTCCTTCGGCATCTTCCAGTTCCTGTGGGTGTGGAACGACCTGCTGGTCGCGACCGTCTTCACCTCCGGGCAGGGGCTGCCGATCACGAAGGCGCTGCAGGACCTCTCGGGCTCCTACGGGCAGTCGTGGGAGCTGCTCACGGCGGGCGCGTTCATCTCGATCATCGTGCCGCTCATCGTGTTCTTCGCCCTCCAGCGGTTCTTCGTCCGCGGCCTGCTCGCGGGCGCGACCAAGGGCTGA
- a CDS encoding carbohydrate ABC transporter permease, with the protein MSAFFQWLASIPPLAQIPIILLAFAAVVAIILFFVEIAPRRGTGYTVLRLAVTVLLPVVLLLAFGLYNSVMWVAVVAAVLGGILFLLDFRSRKGAGYGLQLVAFMAPAAFFILIGLIYPTITTALNAFMKNDGSGFAGLDNFIWVFTSPDGVTAFLNTVVWVLLAPITATAIGLAYAVFIDKSRGEKFFKLLVFMPMAISFVGASIIFKFFYDVRQGEQIGVLNGILTAFGATPVDWLGLEPWNTLFLVVVLIWTQAGFAMTVLSAAIKGVPSEQLEAASLDGTNAWQSFWNVTVPGIRSSIVVVLTTISIASLKVFDIVSAMTGGRSDTTVLAFEMVRQFQLGARSGYSAALAVILFLLVLPIVVYNARQLAKQREIR; encoded by the coding sequence ATGTCCGCATTCTTCCAGTGGCTGGCGAGCATCCCCCCGCTCGCGCAGATCCCGATCATCCTCCTCGCGTTCGCGGCAGTCGTCGCGATCATCCTGTTCTTCGTCGAGATCGCGCCCCGGCGCGGCACCGGCTACACGGTCCTGCGTCTCGCGGTCACCGTGCTCCTGCCGGTCGTGCTGCTCCTCGCGTTCGGCCTCTACAACTCGGTCATGTGGGTCGCGGTCGTCGCCGCGGTGCTGGGCGGGATCCTGTTCCTGCTCGACTTCCGGTCCCGCAAAGGCGCGGGCTACGGGCTCCAGCTGGTCGCGTTCATGGCTCCGGCCGCGTTCTTCATCCTGATCGGCCTGATCTACCCGACGATCACGACGGCGCTGAACGCGTTCATGAAGAACGACGGATCCGGCTTCGCCGGGCTCGACAACTTCATCTGGGTCTTCACCAGCCCCGACGGCGTGACGGCGTTCTTGAACACCGTGGTCTGGGTGCTCCTCGCCCCGATCACCGCGACGGCCATCGGCCTCGCGTACGCCGTGTTCATCGACAAGAGCCGCGGCGAGAAGTTCTTCAAGCTGCTGGTCTTCATGCCGATGGCGATCTCGTTCGTCGGCGCCTCGATCATCTTCAAGTTCTTCTACGACGTGCGCCAGGGCGAGCAGATCGGTGTGCTCAACGGCATCCTGACCGCGTTCGGCGCCACTCCGGTCGACTGGCTGGGCCTGGAGCCCTGGAACACGCTCTTCCTCGTCGTCGTGCTCATCTGGACGCAGGCCGGCTTCGCGATGACGGTGCTCTCCGCCGCCATCAAGGGCGTCCCGTCCGAGCAGCTCGAAGCGGCGTCGCTCGATGGCACCAATGCCTGGCAGTCGTTCTGGAACGTCACGGTGCCGGGCATCCGCTCCTCGATCGTCGTGGTCCTGACGACCATCTCGATCGCGTCCCTCAAGGTCTTCGACATCGTCTCGGCGATGACCGGCGGCCGCTCCGACACGACGGTCCTGGCCTTCGAGATGGTGCGCCAGTTCCAGCTCGGAGCCCGCAGCGGCTACAGCGCGGCCCTCGCGGTCATCCTGTTCCTGCTCGTGCTGCCGATCGTCGTCTACAACGCCCGCCAGCTCGCCAAGCAGAGGGAGATCCGATGA
- a CDS encoding ABC transporter substrate-binding protein, translating into MRSSLHRRITLPVAVLAAAGIALAGCSGASDPNDPNAGGGTGNSVGTADGVVNVYGTINGDEATLLEQSWADWEEESGIDIKYTGDKEFEKQIGIKVQGGDTPDLAIFPQPGLLADTVASGKVQELPEGALTNVQNNWSEDWQKYGQVDGTQYGAPLMASVKGYIWYSPAKFAEWGVSVPTTWDEMEALGKTIAEKTGGPSWCAGFNSGEASGWPGTDWIEDAVLREAGPDVYDSWVAGDTPFTDPEIKAAFDSVGSILLDPTLVNAGYGDVSSINSTAFGDVAQNIANGTCALTHQASFFEGFLISAGADVSEDGDVWAFLTPPTSADDPQAVTGGGEMVAAFSNDEDTAKVQEYLASADWANSRVSLGGVISANKGLDAENAGSEILKDSIAILQSEDTTFRFDGSDLMPKSVGADSFWKGMVDWIDGSSTDQVLEEIQAGYTS; encoded by the coding sequence ATGCGGTCATCCCTGCACCGCCGTATCACCCTTCCGGTCGCCGTTCTCGCGGCCGCCGGAATCGCGCTCGCCGGCTGTTCCGGCGCCAGCGACCCCAACGACCCGAACGCCGGTGGCGGCACCGGCAACTCCGTCGGCACGGCCGACGGCGTCGTCAACGTCTACGGCACCATCAACGGTGACGAGGCCACCCTCCTCGAGCAGTCCTGGGCGGACTGGGAGGAGGAGTCGGGCATCGACATCAAGTACACCGGCGACAAGGAGTTCGAGAAGCAGATCGGCATCAAGGTCCAGGGTGGCGACACCCCCGACCTCGCGATCTTCCCCCAGCCGGGACTGCTCGCCGACACCGTCGCCTCCGGCAAGGTCCAGGAGCTGCCCGAGGGCGCCCTGACGAACGTCCAGAACAACTGGTCCGAGGACTGGCAGAAGTACGGCCAGGTCGACGGCACCCAGTACGGCGCTCCGCTCATGGCGAGCGTCAAGGGCTACATCTGGTACTCCCCGGCCAAGTTCGCCGAGTGGGGCGTCTCCGTTCCCACCACGTGGGACGAGATGGAGGCGCTCGGCAAGACGATCGCCGAGAAGACCGGCGGACCGTCCTGGTGCGCGGGCTTCAACTCCGGTGAGGCGTCGGGCTGGCCCGGCACCGACTGGATCGAGGACGCCGTCCTCCGCGAGGCCGGCCCCGACGTGTACGACTCCTGGGTCGCGGGCGACACCCCGTTCACCGACCCCGAGATCAAGGCGGCGTTCGACTCCGTCGGCTCGATCCTGCTCGACCCGACGCTCGTCAACGCCGGCTACGGCGACGTCTCGTCGATCAACTCGACCGCGTTCGGCGACGTCGCGCAGAACATCGCCAACGGCACCTGCGCGCTGACCCACCAGGCCTCCTTCTTCGAGGGCTTCCTGATCTCGGCCGGCGCCGACGTGTCCGAGGACGGCGACGTCTGGGCCTTCCTCACCCCGCCGACCTCGGCCGACGACCCGCAGGCCGTCACCGGTGGTGGCGAGATGGTCGCCGCGTTCTCGAACGACGAGGACACCGCGAAGGTCCAGGAGTACCTGGCCAGCGCCGACTGGGCCAACAGCCGCGTCTCGCTCGGCGGAGTCATCTCGGCCAACAAGGGACTCGACGCCGAGAACGCGGGCAGCGAGATCCTGAAGGACTCGATCGCCATCCTGCAGAGCGAGGACACCACGTTCCGCTTCGACGGCTCGGACCTCATGCCGAAGTCCGTGGGTGCCGACAGCTTCTGGAAGGGCATGGTCGACTGGATCGACGGCTCGAGCACCGATCAGGTCCTCGAGGAGATCCAGGCCGGATACACCTCCTAG
- a CDS encoding LacI family DNA-binding transcriptional regulator, translating to MTGIEEVAELAGVSKATVSRALSGRGYVSAGTKQRVEKAAASLGYVVSANASSLVTGRSNNVAVIIPVINQWFFGGIIDGIEHALLAAGYDLLLYNIDKHRDARRSVFEYYLVRKRVDAIVAVTLEISPGETEALLALGKPVVGIGGELPGIPTFSIDDVAAARLATEHLLSLGHERIVHIGGLAEEEMDFRVHTKRLVGFRQALEAASLEFDESTFAPTTFDIPGGHRAGRQVLGDPRTRPTAIFAASDEIAIGIVLAARELGLSIPEDVSIIGIDDHPLADLFGLTSIRQDPRQQGELAVELILEALAALARGESPPPARHTTIPASLVIRTSTSAPRGARIGA from the coding sequence GTGACGGGCATCGAAGAGGTCGCCGAGCTCGCCGGGGTCTCGAAGGCGACGGTCTCGCGGGCCCTGAGCGGTCGCGGCTACGTCTCGGCGGGGACGAAGCAGCGGGTCGAGAAGGCCGCCGCGAGCCTGGGCTACGTGGTCTCGGCGAACGCCTCCAGCCTGGTCACCGGGCGCAGCAACAACGTCGCGGTGATCATCCCGGTGATCAACCAGTGGTTCTTCGGCGGCATCATCGACGGCATCGAGCACGCCCTCCTCGCGGCCGGCTACGACCTGCTGCTCTACAACATCGACAAGCACCGCGACGCGCGGCGCAGCGTCTTCGAGTACTACCTCGTGCGCAAGCGCGTCGACGCGATCGTCGCCGTGACCCTCGAGATCTCGCCCGGCGAGACGGAGGCGCTCCTCGCGCTCGGGAAGCCCGTGGTCGGCATCGGCGGCGAGCTCCCCGGCATCCCCACCTTCAGCATCGACGACGTCGCGGCCGCGCGGCTGGCGACCGAGCACCTGCTCTCGCTCGGGCACGAGCGCATCGTGCACATCGGCGGCCTGGCGGAGGAGGAGATGGACTTCCGCGTGCACACCAAGCGCCTCGTGGGCTTCCGCCAGGCCCTCGAGGCGGCGTCGCTCGAGTTCGACGAGAGCACCTTCGCCCCCACCACCTTCGACATCCCCGGCGGCCACCGCGCCGGGCGCCAGGTGCTGGGCGACCCGCGCACCCGCCCGACCGCGATCTTCGCCGCGTCCGACGAGATCGCGATCGGCATCGTGCTGGCCGCGCGGGAGCTCGGGCTGTCGATCCCGGAGGACGTCTCGATCATCGGCATCGACGACCATCCGCTCGCCGACCTCTTCGGGTTGACCTCGATCCGACAGGACCCGCGGCAGCAGGGCGAGTTGGCCGTCGAGCTGATCCTCGAGGCCCTGGCCGCGCTGGCCCGAGGAGAGTCCCCTCCCCCGGCCCGCCACACCACCATCCCGGCGTCGCTCGTGATCCGCACGAGCACCTCGGCGCCGCGGGGGGCCCGGATCGGAGCGTGA
- a CDS encoding GNAT family N-acetyltransferase, whose protein sequence is MSDSDSPTVRDVPERSRFEISVGGETAGYAAYSLRGDRVVFTHTVVEDAWEGHGLGSTLARAAVAAVTEAGGTVVPRCPFIAAWLRKHPEVQARVEWPED, encoded by the coding sequence ATGAGCGACTCCGACTCCCCCACCGTCCGCGACGTCCCCGAGCGATCGCGCTTCGAGATCTCGGTCGGCGGCGAGACGGCGGGCTACGCCGCGTACTCCCTCCGCGGCGACCGCGTCGTCTTCACCCACACCGTCGTCGAGGACGCCTGGGAGGGCCACGGCCTCGGCAGCACCCTCGCCCGCGCGGCGGTCGCCGCCGTGACGGAGGCGGGCGGCACGGTCGTCCCCCGCTGCCCGTTCATCGCCGCGTGGCTCCGCAAGCACCCCGAGGTGCAGGCCCGCGTGGAGTGGCCCGAGGACTGA